A part of Rhopalosiphum maidis isolate BTI-1 chromosome 3, ASM367621v3, whole genome shotgun sequence genomic DNA contains:
- the LOC113556415 gene encoding hemicentin-1-like produces the protein MNWLVSLTIVCLAVQCGTVVQYPEDVYSSLAFVFDTTGSMENDYLQLKSHAESIMNYVLARNNTDIKHFVFVPFNDPDVGPVTETFDPKVVMYKLNQVLIGGGNDCPEMGITAVIEALKVVKPNSYIYVFTDAPPKDSHLVYDALELIQRKQSQVVVLRTEHGCVSSDTSYENIASLGSGNVFDVNKGDISKVLEFVKTSMDTNRVNLMSVNIPQKQLIPFPKKLSIDESIRSLQVSVSGLNSNIEVVNPIGRKMDESNGLITDLNLKNVKIINILEPIPGEWTLYITSESSHEIRACGISTKNFDFGFAISKPKNMSQTSHRPLKGAKNYILVDCPDVKKFVSCKIQDLSSDGRTEALPMLVFGKNMLLCGPFIPNDNPFYVQVIGMNSFNNYFKRITKTSIIPNEPDVPYITTTKKAIGVVGDELRINCHVESLVPVTVTWESLNYPQQAWNFSQSSEIELVIRNITFQHGGIYTCEAQNIAGYSKSTTNVTIISKPTIAEGNDNVTVVLPEGGDYSMTCTGHGVPAPKMIWFMNGSPISHYNDHILVINDILRLIIYDASLSDSNVYTCRASNEAGAIEKSYNIVVKVETGISIANESLVIDEQDDILMNCPLTNMNNKWYKDGVNINDLVYKRADEQHFRQKNRALKIYELDELDGGVYTCMSSDATYSFHLQVAFAPYFIKYQPETMMIGRNETVVFDCKAKGFPKPKVLWRKLESSLPITQWTLKDTEYLENKQILKIHSVDWIHNGTYTCIVKNKLGIEKRRFELYVF, from the exons ATGAATTGGTTAGTCTCGCTGACCATTGTCTGCTTGGCAGTGCAGTGCGGCACTGTTGTGCAGTATCCGGAAGATGTGTACAGCAGTTTGGCTTTCGTTTTCGACACGACGGGCTCTATGGAGAATGACTACTTACAGTTGAAATCGCATGCGGAGAGCATTATGAATTACGTGTTGGCAAGGAATAACACTGATATCAAGCATTTCGTTTTTGTACCATTTAACGACCCAG ATGTGGGACCTGTGACTGAAACATTTGATCCAAAGGTAGTAATGTACAAACTGAATCAAGTACTGATAGGTGGAGGAAATGATTGTCCGGAAATGGGAATAACGGCAGTGATAGAAGCGTTAAAAGTTGTGAAGCCCAACTCGTATATATACGTGTTTACTGATGCACCACCTAAAGATTCACATTTAGTTTATGACGCCCTCGAGTTAATCCAAAGAAAACAATctcaa GTTGTTGTTTTAAGAACAGAACACGGATGCGTATCATCAGATACTAGCTACGAAAATATAGCATCATTGGGGTCAGGTAATGTATTCGACGTGAACAAGGGAGATATATCAAAAGTACTGGAGTTTGTCAAAACATCAATGGACACAAATAGAGTAAATTTGATGTCTGTAAATATTCCACAAAAACAATTGATACCATTTCCGAAAAAGCTAAGTATTGACGAAAGCATAAGAAGTCTCCAGGTATCCGTCTCTGGACTCAATTCAAATATTGAAGTGGTGAATCCCATAGGTAGGAAAATGGATGAATCAAATGGATTAATTACTGATTTGaacttgaaaaatgttaaaatcatCAACATTTTG GAACCCATACCCGGTGAATGGACTTTGTATATAACTAGTGAATCTTCACATGAAATTCGTGCTTGCGGAATCAGCACAAAGAATTTTGACTTCGGATTTGCTATttcaaaaccaaaaaatatgtCGCAAACTAGCCACAGGCCACTTAAAG gtgctaaaaactatatattagtaGATTGCCCAGATGTTAAGAAATTTGTATCTTGTAAGATTCAAGATTTAAGCAGTGATGGTAGAACAGAGGCTCTGCCAATGTtagtttttggaaaaaatatgttgttatgTGGTCCATTCATACCCAATGATAATCCATTTTACGTTCag gtaattgGTATgaacagttttaataattacttcaaGCGCATTACTAAAACTAGCATTATTCCCAATGAACCtg atgtaCCATACATAACTACCACAAAAAAGGCGATCGGAGTAGTTGGCGATGAATTGCGTATCAATTGTCATGTCGAGTCATTAGTCCCAGTCACAGTTACCTGGGAGTCACTAAATTACCCTCAACAAGCTTGGAACTTTAG CCAGAGTTCAGAAATTGAATTAGTCATACGCAACATAACATTCCAGCATGGTGGCATTTACACGTGTGAGGCACAAAATATTGCTGGCTATTCCAAATCAACAACTAACGTCaccataatat CCAAGCCAACGATTGCCGAGGGAAACGATAATGTAACTGTGGTATTACCCGAAGGTGGAGATTATTCGATGACGTGCACAGGTCACGGAGTACCTGCCCCCAAAATGATCTGGTTCATGAATGGTTCTCCTATTTCTCATTACAACG ACCACATTTTAGTCATAAACGACATCCTGAGGTTGATTATTTACGACGCTTCGTTAAGCGATTCAAACGTGTACACTTGTCGAGCTTCAAACGAAGCCGGAGCGATTgagaaaagttataatattgttgttaaag TTGAAACGGGTATTTCGATAGCAAACGAATCGTTGGTCATAGACGAACAAGATGACATTCTTATGAATTGCCCGTTAACAAACATGAACAATAAATGGTATAAG GACGGTGTTAACATCAATGATTTAGTTTACAAAAGAGCAGATGAACAACATTTCAGACAAAAAAATCGTGcattaaaaatctatgaaCTGGACGAATTAGATGGCGGTGTATACACGTGTATGAGCTCTGATGCAACGTATTCATTTCACTTACAAGTTGCGTTCGCTccttatttcataaaataccaGCCTGAGACAATGATGATCGGTAGAAACGAAACGGTTGTGTTTGACTGCAAAGCAAAAGGATTTCCAAAACCAAAA GTGTTATGGAGAAAACTTGAATCGTCATTGCCAATAACTCAGTGGACTTTAAAAGATACAGAGTACTTAGAAAATAAACAGATACTTAAAATTCATTCTGTCGACTGGATACATAATGGAACTTACACTtgcattgttaaaaataaattagggaTCGAAAAACGTCGTTTTGAGTTATATGTATTCTAA